One region of Rhodocaloribacter litoris genomic DNA includes:
- the egtB gene encoding ergothioneine biosynthesis protein EgtB gives MIDLKAPVSTDADRSPEAAALATRYRDVRAFSETLCRPLVTEDYVIQSMPDVSPTKWHLAHTTWFFETFVLKEHDPAYEPFHPAYAYLFNSYYVQAGERFYRPHRGLLSRPTVEEVYRYRAHVDRHVTALIEGAGPARLETIAPLVEIGLHHEQQHQELILTDLKHVFSMNPLYPVYAERRAVEDAAAPGDGMDWVVFEEGLYEIGHDGRGFAYDNEGPRHRRFLQAFALADRLVTNAEYLAFMEDGGYERPELWLSLGWATVEERGWKAPLYWERRDGTWYHYTLGGFRLVDPAEPVCHISYFEADAYARWAGARLPEEQEWEVAACGLPVEGNFVEQGHYHPVPAPAPGGLRQMYGDAWEWTRSAYSPYPGYTPPPGALGEYNGKFMCNQYVLRGGSCATSQTHIRPTYRNFFPPDARWQFSGIRLAKDV, from the coding sequence ATGATCGACCTGAAAGCCCCCGTCTCGACCGACGCCGACCGCTCCCCGGAGGCCGCCGCCCTCGCCACCCGGTACCGGGACGTGCGCGCGTTTTCCGAAACCCTCTGCCGGCCGCTCGTCACGGAGGACTACGTGATCCAGTCCATGCCCGACGTCAGCCCGACGAAGTGGCACCTGGCGCACACGACCTGGTTCTTCGAAACCTTCGTCCTGAAGGAGCACGACCCCGCGTACGAACCCTTTCACCCGGCCTATGCCTACCTGTTCAACTCGTACTACGTGCAGGCCGGGGAGCGCTTCTATCGCCCGCACCGGGGCCTGCTCTCGCGCCCGACCGTCGAGGAGGTCTACCGCTATCGCGCCCACGTCGACCGGCACGTGACGGCGCTGATCGAAGGGGCCGGCCCGGCACGGCTCGAGACCATCGCTCCCCTCGTCGAGATCGGACTGCACCACGAGCAGCAGCATCAAGAGCTGATCCTGACCGACCTCAAACATGTCTTTTCGATGAACCCGCTGTATCCCGTCTACGCCGAGCGCCGGGCCGTGGAGGACGCGGCAGCGCCCGGGGACGGCATGGACTGGGTCGTCTTCGAGGAAGGGCTCTACGAGATCGGGCACGACGGGCGCGGCTTCGCCTACGACAACGAGGGCCCACGCCACCGCCGCTTCCTGCAGGCCTTTGCCCTGGCCGACCGGCTCGTGACGAATGCCGAGTACCTGGCCTTCATGGAGGACGGCGGGTATGAGCGGCCCGAACTGTGGCTCTCGCTGGGCTGGGCCACCGTGGAGGAACGCGGCTGGAAGGCCCCGCTGTACTGGGAGCGGCGTGACGGGACGTGGTACCACTACACCCTCGGCGGCTTCCGGCTCGTCGACCCGGCCGAGCCGGTGTGCCACATCAGCTATTTCGAGGCGGATGCCTATGCCCGGTGGGCCGGTGCCCGCCTGCCCGAAGAGCAGGAGTGGGAGGTCGCGGCCTGCGGCCTGCCCGTCGAGGGCAACTTCGTGGAGCAGGGGCATTACCATCCCGTGCCGGCCCCGGCGCCGGGCGGCCTGCGCCAGATGTACGGCGACGCCTGGGAGTGGACGCGCAGCGCCTACAGTCCCTATCCCGGCTACACACCCCCGCCCGGTGCCCTGGGCGAGTACAACGGCAAGTTCATGTGCAACCAGTACGTCCTCCGGGGCGGCTCCTGCGCCACGTCGCAGACGCACATCCGCCCCACCTACCGCAACTTCTTCCCGCCCGACGCCCGCTGGCAGTTCTCCGGCATCCGCCTGGCGAAAGACGTCTGA